A stretch of the Streptomyces sp. NBC_00654 genome encodes the following:
- the chpH gene encoding chaplin ChpH, which yields MIKKVVAIAAATGGLVLAGAGMAAADAGAQGAAVGSPGVLSGNVVQVPVHVPINLCGNTISVIGLLNPAFGNTCVNA from the coding sequence ATGATCAAGAAGGTCGTCGCAATCGCGGCTGCTACCGGTGGTCTGGTGCTCGCGGGTGCGGGTATGGCTGCCGCCGACGCCGGTGCCCAGGGTGCCGCTGTCGGCAGCCCCGGCGTGCTCTCGGGCAACGTCGTCCAGGTTCCGGTCCACGTGCCGATCAACCTGTGCGGCAACACGATCTCCGTGATCGGCCTGCTGAACCCCGCCTTCGGCAACACCTGCGTCAACGCGTGA